AGGACGCCATCGCGGGCTCCGCGACCAACCCCGACCATGATGGACATGGGTGTGGCAAGGCCAAGCGCGCAAGGGCAGGCGATGATGAGCACGGACACTGCAGCAACGATCGCGAACGGTAGCCGGGGCTGTGGCCCGACCGTGGCCCAGACGGCGAAGGTGATCAGTGCGATGCCGATCACGACCGGCACGAACACAGCGGAGATCTTGTCGACGAGCCCTTGGATGGGGGCTTGGGAACGTTGCGCCTGGGACACGAGGTCGACGATGCGGGCCAGGGTCGAGTCGGCGCCCAGGCCGGTGGCCTCGATGACCAGGCTGCCGCCGCTGGTGATGGTGCCGCCGATCACACGGTCGCCGGGGTTCTTGTCAACAGGTACCGGCTCGCCGGTGATCATGGATTCGTCGACGTAGGCGTGGCCGTCGACCACGATGCCGTCTGCTGGGATCTTCTCACCGGGGCGGACCCGGCAATGGTCGCCGACCTGCAGGTCCGCGGATGGCACTTCCTCTTCTTCTCCGTCGGGGTTGATGCGGTGCGCGGTGGCTGGCGACAGGTCCAGCAGGGCGCGGATGGCACCCGAGGTCTGGTCGCGTGCCCGCAGTTCGAGTACCTGCCCCAGCAGCACCAGGGTGATGATCACGGCGGTGGCCTCGAAGTAGACGCCGACCCGGCCACCGTCATCACGCATGATGGCCGGGAAGATCCCCGGGGCCAGGACGGCGACCACACTGTAGAACCACGCGGCACCCACACCGAGGCTGACGAGGGTGAACATGTTGAGGTGCCGGCTGGCCACTGATCGGGCGCCACGTGCGAAGAATGGCCACCCGGCCCACCACACCACGGGGGTGGACAGCGCGAGTTCGACCCAGGGCACCCACGCCCCGACGGCCAGGGCCGGGACCATCGCCAGCACCACCAGGGGCAGGCTGAGCACGGCTGCCACGCGGAGACGGCGGCGCATGTCTGCCAGCTCTGGGTTGGGTCCGTCGTGGACGCCCACCGAGACCGGTTCGAGCGCCATGCCACAGATCGGGCACTCGCCCGGCCCATCCTGCCGGATCTCGGGGTGCATGGGGCAGGTCCATTCGCCATCGCGTGGGCCGGTGTCGGCCTGTGGTGGCGGGGCGCTTTGCCCGCCGTGCTCTTGGTGGGCAGCAGTCTGCCCGGGGTGGGTGTGCTGGTGTGCTGCTGGCGCGGGGGGCTGTCCGTCCGGTTGGAGGAACATGCCGCACTTGGGGCAGCGGCCAGGGTGGTCACTGGTGACCTCGGGGTGCATGGGGCAGGTGAAGGAGTCCCCTTCAGCCGTGATGGGCTCGTCGGGTGGGGTAGGGCTGGTCATGGTCTTCCTCGTCCGTTGAGTGGTGGTGCTCTGTGGTGCTGGTGGGCGCGTGGTGCGAGGTTCTTGGCTCAGTGGTGATCGGCCCCGTGGTTCATCATCCGCATCATGAGCCACATCATCACTACGCAGCCGAGGGCGGGGATGACGGCGGCCATGACGCCGCCTGCGGCGAGGCTGGCACGACCTGTCCACAGGTATCCGGCCACGATGAGCAGCATCGGGGCACACATCAGCAGGTGCATCCAGTGGTGGCTCTTGCCGTGGCCTGTCATCTTCGGGTCGTGCCGGTGCTGCACGGGCTCGAGTACCGGGTCGGCGGCGGGGCGGGGAGCGTCGCTGTCACTGCGGTTGAGCTGGGTGGGGTTTGTGTACATGGTGGTCTCCTTCGTCGTGTGTGGCTGGCTGCCGTCACCATCCAGACTGTCGAGCGTCCATGAAGCTGGACCGGGGCAAATGATGAAGGTTTGACCAAGACGTCGGAGGCATGTGCGGGCATGCGGCGGTGCGGTTCCCGGGGCGACGCGGGAACCGCATCGGCGTGGGCTGGGGTCAGTAGCGCAGGCTGGTCATCATGCCGATCTCGGCGTGGTAGATGTTGTGGCAGTGCAGCATCCAGGCTCCGGGGTTGTCGGCCTGCAGGTCGGCCTCGATGGTCTGCATGGGCAGCAGCAGCACGGTGTCCTTGCGTAGTCCGTTGCTGCCCGGCAGGGACCAGGTGTGGCCGTGGATGTGCATCGGGTGGGCCATCATCGTCATGTTCGTCATCCGCATCCGGACCCGCTGTCCCAGGCTGATCGACAGGGGTGTGTCCTCACCGAACTTCTTGCCGTTGATGCCCCAGGCGTAGGGCTTCATCTGGCCGTTGAGCTGGACCTCGAGGGTCTGCTCCGGTTCCTTGTCGGGCAGCTTGGCTGCGTCGGCGGCGCGCAGGGCGGTGCCAAGGACAGCCTTTCCTCCGAGTTCGGGGATTCGGGTGGTGGCCGGCGGAATGCTGCCGGCGCCGGTCTTGACGATGGCGCGGGCGGGAGTACCGGTCTTGCCCTCGGGGGCGGCCTGCAGCACGAAGACGCCGTCGCCGACGGTGACGGTGGCGTCGATCCTTTCTCCCATGGCGAGGTAGATGGCCGTCGCCTCGACTGGCTGCACGGCGAATCCGTCGGCGTGGGTGATGGTGAGTCGGTGCCCGGACAGGCCGACCTTGAAGATCGTGTCGGCTCCGGCGTTGATCAGCCGTAGCCGGATCTTGTCTCCGGGGCGTGCCGTGAGGGTGCGCGGTGCGGCCGGGATCCGGCCGTTGACGACGTAGTGCGGGTAGCTCACGTCTCCGGCATCGCCCAAGGGGGAACTGCCGTGGTCCATGCCTCCCATGTCGTGGTTCATTCCTTGGGACAGGGGGCCGCTGTTGGCCTTGAAGTCGGCGAAGATCGCATCCGGTGACTTGCCCACCCCATCGGTCCAGTCATCCAGGACCAGGACCCATTCCGCGTCGTGGTCGCCCGGATCGCGTGGGTCGTCCAGCACGAGGGGAGCGTACAGGCCCCGGTCGATCTGGACTCCGCTGTGGGGATGGAAGAAGTAGGTTCCGGCATGGGGTGCGACGAACTCGTAGGTGAAGGCACTCTTGGCGGCGATGGGGTCCTGAGTGACACCAGGCACACCGTCGGAGGCGTTGCGCAGGGCAATGCCGTGCCAGTGCACCGAGGTGGCTGTGGGGAGCTGGTTGTCGACCGTGACCCGGAACAGGTCGCCCGCCTTGCCGCGCAGGACGTTCCCGTCGAGTTCGTCGGTGTAGGCCCAGGTCTTGGCCAGGACACCGCCCAGGTCCAAGGTGACAGGGCGCGGGGTCAGGGTGTGGGTGACGGTCGTCGCCCCGGCCGGGGTGGCGAGTGGTGTCTGGGTCGGGATGGCCCATGTGGCCGGGGTGGTGCTGGCCGGGGAGGGCTGCTTGGCGCCGCATGCAGCCAGGGCGCTGGTGGATGCCAGGCCGAGGCCGGCGAGCAAGGCCTGTCGGCGAGTGATCGTGTTCATGCCCCCGACTCTTCCCGCCCCGCATTGTGACCGGGTCAGGGAAGTGTGGAGATTCGATCAAGACTTCGTGGCAGCACCAGGCTGAACGACGCACCGCAGCCCACCCCCGGACTGGCCGCCAGCACGTCGCCCCCATGTGCCCGGGCGACGGCCCTGGCGATGGTCAGGCCGACTCCGGTTCCGCCGTCGACGTCACGGACCCTGCGTGATCCTTGGTGGAAGAAGCGTTCGAAGACGTGGGGCACCTCACCGGCGGGTATGCCTGCGCCGGTGTCGCTGACCTGGATGGACACCGAGTCCGTGTCAGACCAGCTCGTCACACATACCTCACCCCCGCGTGGCGTGTGCTGGACGGCGTTGCGCAGCAGGTTGTCCAGGACCTGGCCGATGCGTGCAGGGTCGACATCCACCTCCACGGGGCAGTTGCCACGGGTCACCAGCTGGATACCTGCCTCGGCACAGGCTTTCGCACACGAGGTGACCGCCGATTTCACCAGGTCATCGATGCGGGTCAGCCGTAGTTCCAAGGGGATCCGCCCCTCCTCTGCCCTGGAGACCTCGGAGATGTCGGCCGCCAGCGCCGTGATGCGCTCGTTCTGGCGTTGGAGGACCTCAAGGACCTCCGGCCCATACACGGCGACTCCGTCCTCGAGGCTCTCGAGCGTCACCCGCGTCACGGACAGGGGCGTGCGCAGCTCATGGCCAAGATCGGTCCACATGCGTCGTCGGGTGGCCTCCGTGGCCGCGATCTGGGCCGCCATCCGGTTGAACTCATGGGCCACGGATTCGAGTTCGCGCCCCAGCGGCGGCATGCGCACGGGATCGTCGTAGTTGCCGTGCGCGACCCTCTCAGCCCCCTCGGCCAGGGCATCCAGCCCTCGGATGAGGCTGCGGTTCAGCACCCATGACGTCACCGCCGCGATCATCATCGCGGCGGCAAGTCCCAATCCCAGGGAGGCCGCACCGGCGTCATGGAAGGCACGCTCGGCATGGTCCAGCACCTTGGGCTGGGTGTGCCCGGCCTCGGCCATGTGCTTCTTGAACAACGGCGGGCCCATCTCCAGGGCGGTGAGGACCAGCGTGACGCTCATGGTGACCAGGACGGCGAACTGGGTCCACACCAGCCGTCGACCCCACGACAACCCGGGCCACAGCTCTGATGGCCGTCCTCCCATCAGCCTCGGCCCATCCGGTAGCCCACGCCCCGCACAGTCAGCACGTAGCGGGGATCGGCGGCCTCCTCACCCAGCTTCTTGCGAAGGTGTGCCACGTGGACATCGACCAGATGGTCGTTGCCGACCCAGTCCTCGCCCCAGACCATGTCCGTGAGCTGACGCCGACTCAACACACGTCCGGGATGCGCGGACAGGGCCTTCAGCAGGTCGAACTCGGTGCGTGTCAGGTCCACCGCCACACCATCCATGGAAGCCTCGCGCGAGTCGGGATGCACCACCAGTTCCCCGATCCTGCGGGCGACGGATGCCGAAGCCGTGGATCTCGGGCGACGCAGCATCACCTGGACACGTGCGACGAGTTCGCGCGGGCTGAAGGGCTTGGTGAGGTAGTCATCCGCGCCCACGGACAACCCGATGAGCATGTCCACCTCGTCAGCTCGCGCGGTCAGCATCAGGACGTAGCAGTCGCTGAAGGTGCGCACCTTGCGACAGACCTCCACTCCGTCGAGGCCCGGAAGGCCGAGGTCGAGGATGACGACATCTGGCTGCTCCTCCCGGATCCGCGACACCGCCTCGTTCCCGTCTGCACAGGTGTCTGCGGCCATGCCGGCCCGTTCCAGGTAGTTCTTCACCGTGCCGGCCAGCACCGGTTCGTCGTCGACCACCAGCACCGAAGTGCGCGCCACATCGCTCATGGCTCCACCTCACCACGAGACCCAGCAGGCGTCACCTCGTCGGTTGCGAGGACGGGGACATGTTGTGGTTCATGCTGCCCATGTCGTGGTTCATGCCGGACATGCCACCCATGTCATGGGTCATGACGCTCGACGACGTGTCACCTCCCAGGACTGCCGGATCGACCATCCCGAAGATCATCGCCACGTGGGCCACCACGAGGAAGGCCGCCACCATCGCCACGTGCATCCGCAGACGGTTCTCACTACTGCGGCCCAGGACCCCCGCCTCGAGGAGACTGATCACGAGCATGGGCAGGCCACCGACCAGGTAGCTGAGGACCGCGATGACATCAGCCGGGCCGCGCCATCCCCCATTCATGGTCAAGGGCACCACCGCGTGGACCATCAGGTGCGTCCCGATGAAGACCCACACGGGACCGGCGAGCAGGCCAGCAGCCCGACTGAGCCTCGCCACCCACGGGGCTGCGGGCCGGTCATTGCGGCGCCCCAGCAGCATGACCAGTTCCGTGATCGCCAAGGTCTCGGCCAGGATGACCGGGAGGGCCATGAACAACAGCAGGTTCCACGGTTGCCGCACCGCGAGGAGTTCCATGTAGTGGGTCATCGCCATGCCAGCCATGCCCGAGCCAGCAGTCAGGTCGGGCACGGCCAGGGCCAGCCCGACCGCGGCCACGCTGGCAATTCCCAGGAATGCGAGGGACCCACGAGCCAGGGATGAGGATTCATTCGTCGTCATGCCGCCAAGCCTCCAGGCGGCATGTCGAGCACGAGCAAGACAGTGTGAAGAAATGATCAAGATCCACCGCGAACACCGGCTGTCACCCACCTCCCCCGTCCGGACCATCGATGCCCCGGACCTGTGCAGTACCCGCAGTGGCACAGAAACCCACCAGAAGTCGACCGGCACTCGGTTCGGCCGCCTCTCTGCCGTGCACTTCTCTCGATGGCCACGCCATGACCCGTCGAGTCACAGAGTCTGGCGAGCTCGCGTGTGGGCGAGGCGATAGGAGTGGGTGCCGGTCTCGATGATGGTGGCGTTGTAGGTGAGGCGGTCGACGATCGCTGCGCACAGTCGTGGATCGGTGAAGGTGTCGGTCCAGGCGGAGAAGGACTGGTTGGAGGCGATCGCGATGGCGTTCTTCTCCTCCCGCTCGGTGAGGACCTGGAACAACAGCTCGGCCCCGCGCCGGTCGAGCTCCATGTATCCCAGTTCGTCAATGACCAGGAGATCCACTCTTCCGTAGCGGTTGATGGTCTTGGTGAGTTGCTTCTCGTCAGCGGCCTCGACGAGCTCGTTCACCAGGCGGGTGGCGAGGGTGTAGCGGACGCGGTAGCCCTGCTCGGCGGCGGCGGTCCCGAGTGCGATGAGCAGGTGGGACTTGCCGGTGCCGGAGTCCCCGATCAGGCACAGCGGGTCGCCGCGGCGGATCCAGTCCCCGGTGGCGAGCTCGTTGATGGTGGCGGGGTTGATGTTCGGGTTCGCGGTGAAGTCGAAGTCGGCCAGCCACTTCTCGCGCGGGAATCCGGCGCTCTTGATACGGCGCAGGGTAGAGCGCCGGTCACGGTCGTCGACCTCGGCCAGGAGCAGCTCGGCGAGGAAGCCCTGGTAGGTGAGTTGTTCCTTGGTGGCGGTGGTGATCGCCTCATCGACGACGGACCGGATGGTGGGCAGTCGTAGGCGGCGGCAGGCCTGGTCGATCGCGGCCTGGGCGGCTTGTTCGGTGAGGCCGTGACGACGACGAAGACCGCCCGGACGGGAGCTGCTGGTGTTGGTGGTGGTCATGGGGTTCCTGTCGGAGTGTGGTGATGGGCTTCGGCGGTGGCCGAAGCGGGGTCGGGTTGGCGACGTCGCAACAGCTCGTCGTAGGCGGTGACGCTGGGCAGGGGCCAGGTGTCGGCCGGTAGCGCGGCGATCAGCGAGTTCGAGTCGGTGTGGCGGCGCGGTGGCAGGTTCACCACGGTGCCGCCGCGCTGCGGCGCGGGCGCGGTGTGGCTGACGCTGTGGCGTCGGGCCTCGACGGCGACGACGTCGGCCGAGACGGCCCCGACGGACAGGGCGCTGGTGATCCCGGCGATCACCGCCTCGGCCGGCAGGGAGCGGTGGAGCAGGAGCACGTCGATCAACTCCTGGGTGCCCGCGACGTCGCCGCTGGTCTTGCGGGCGGCAGCCCAGAACGCGTCGTGGGCGGCGGTGAACGCCCCCGCGGCTCTGGCTTGGGCCAAGGCGGTCGAGCCGGGGAACGCGCCGGGCTTGTGGCGCAGAACCTCGAGGTAGTGGTCCAGCTCGACCCGGGTCACCCCACGCGTGCCGAGGCGGGGATGGGTGGCGACCACGGTGCGGCCCTCGAACACGACCACGCACGAGGCCCGCAGACTGACCCGGACGCGCTGCCCGATCAGGTGCGCCGGAACGGAGTACTTGACCATGCGCACGGTGATCAGGGCGGAGCGGTCGACGCGCGGGTGGAGGATCAGGCCGGGGTCGAAGTCATCGGCCGGCAGCGGCGCCAGGTGGTCGAGTTCGGCGCGGTAGTCCTGCCCGATCGTGTTCGCATGGCCGGCGATCCGGCGGGTGTTGTCGTCGACTTCCCAGACACGGATCTGGTCGTTGAGTTCGTCCAGGCTGGCGACCTCGGGCATCGGGGTGAGGTGGTTGCGGCGGAACCAGCCGACCTCGCCCTCGACACCGCCCTTCTCATGGGCGCCGTCGATGCCGGGCTGGCAGTAGAACGCGTCGAAGCCGTAGTGGGACTTGAACAGAACCCAGCGTTCGTTCTCCTCGCGGAGCCGGTCACCGCCATGGATTACCTGCACGACCGCGGACGTGAGGTTGTCGTAGCGGATGTGGCGGGTCGGGATGCCGCCCAGGGCGTGGAAGGCCTCGATGTGGCCCTCGAGGAAGGCTTCCTGCCCTCCGGTCGGGTAGACGCGGTGGATCGCCTTGCCCGAGTGCGACAGGCGGTAGACGAACATGTGGCGCTTGGTCTTGACGCCGTCGAGGATCACATACACCTCGCCGAAGTCGACCTCGGCCTCCGCGCCGGGGGCGTGGTCCTGCGGCACCATCGCCTCCACCCGCCGCCCGGCCTCCAGCTCGATCTGCGCCCGCCGGGTCCTGACATAGTCCCGCACCGTCGAGTAGGACAGGTCCGTGGCACCGTGCTCGTCACGCAACCTGGCCAGGATCCTCGTGGCGGTGTGGCGCTGCTTGCGCGGGGCGGTCAGGTCGTAGAGCAGCATCTGGTCGATCGCCGGCTTGTACGGGTCCAGACGTGGTGCGGACCGTACCGGGGTCTTGCGGGGCGGGGGTTCGGCTGCCGCGAGGGCCTGGCGAATGGTGCGGCGGTGCACCCCGTGCTTGCGCGCGAGTTCGCGGATGGACAGGCCATCGACTCGCGCGTCGTGGCGGATGTCGGCAAACAGTTGCACTCGTGACCCCATCTCGGCCTCCTCGCCTCACACCAGTGGATGGGGACCAGCGTGGAGGGGCGGGGCCAATTCAGACCGTCAACACCCCGGCAGGCTGCACGTGGGGCCGATTCAGGCCGTCACAACGGGGCCAAACCAAGCTGTCACAACCAGGCGCCGCCGGTGCGGCGCAGGAGGTAGGTCATGGTGTGATCTCGCAGGTCGTGAGGTAGGTCAGGGCGTGGTCCGGGGCAGGGCGTGGTCCGGGTCAGTCGGTGAGCCAGGTGTCGTAGAAGCGGGGTCGACCCACGGACTCGGTGGCGAAGCCCTGGACGGCCGCGGTGAGCCCGTACACCTGCGGCTCCTCGAAGAGCGGCAGGATCAGCGCCTGCTCGGCCAGGTGCCGCTGGGCCGCGGCGGAGGCCTCGGCCCGCCCCTCGGCCTCCGGCACGGAGGCGATCCGGGCCAGCAGCTCGTCCAGCTCCGGGTCGCCGACACTGCCGTCGGGGTACCCGTTGAGCAGGGTGTTGCGGTTGTCTGAGGAGTACTGGGACTTCAGCACGTCGTAGTCCGAGCGGCCCACCATCGAGTGGTACACCTGCACGGTGCCGGGCTCGCCCCGGGCGGCGTCCTGCGCGGCCTGGTCGCCGGGCAGCAGCTGCACGTCAATGCCGAGCTCGGTGGGCTGCCCCTGGATCAGGGTGACCACCTCCCGGGAGCGGGGCTGCGGGAGGGCCTCGTTGAACGTGAGGGTCAGGGGCTTGCCGTCCTTGGTGCGGGTGCCGTCGGCCCCGGCGCTCCAACCGGCCTCCTCCAGCAGCGAGGCCGCCTTCTCGGGGTCGTGGACGTAGTGCTCGGAGGTGTCCACATAGCCCAGGGCGGTGGCGGCGAGCGCCCCGGTGGCCAGGGGATAGTTGTCCGTGAACAGGGTGTCCACGATGGCCTGGCGGTCGATCGCGGCGATCAGCGCCTGGCGGGTGCGCAGGTCATCCGGGGCCGGGTCGCGGAAGCGGAAGCTCAGGCCGTTGTTGACGCCGTTGGTGGAAGCGGCGTGCAGGCTCAGCCCGTCGGCCGCGAACTGGGGGTCGTCGGGCGCCTCGATCTGTCGGGCGATGTGGGCCTGCCCGGAGGTGACGGTGCCCACCCGCACGCTGTCCTCGGCGGCGACCACGTAGTCGATGCCGTCCAGCAGGGCCCGGCCCTCGCGCTGGGCGGTGGCCGGCGGTTAGGCGTAGTCCTCGCGCACCGTGAGGGTGAGGCGGGTGCCGATCTCCTCCGCGTCGATCACGAAGGGGCCGGAGCCGATGATGTCGGCGGCGTTGCCAGGGCCGAACTCCTCGCCGGTGCGGTCCAGGGTGGCGTTGGAGAGCAGGCCGGAGTTGATGGTGGAGACGGCCTGGGCGAACCCGGGCGAGGGTGCGGAGAAGTGGAAGCGGACCGTGGTGGGGTCCACCACCTCGCCGCGGTCGTAGTTGTTGATCGCCTCGGAGACGGTCAGTGCCCGATCGGGGTCGCCCGCGCCGTACAGGTCGAAGTTCTTCACCACGTTCTCGGCGTCGAGGGGGGTGCCATCGGAGTAGGTGACGCCCTCACGCAGCGTAAAGGTGTACTCGGTGGCGTCCTCGTTGACCTCAGGCAGGGCCGTGGCGATCCACGGGTGCAGCTCGAGGGTCTCGGGGTCCTGGTACAGCAGGCGGTCGGTGATGTTGTTGACCACGCCGCCGTTGGGGTAGAAACCGGCCGCCGGCGGGTACAGCGTGCTCCAGGTCTGCGGCTCCAGGTATGTCAGGGTGCCGCCCTGCTGCGGTTCACCGGCCGCAGCGTTGTCGCCGCCGGTGCCGGAACCGCAGCCGGCCAGCGCCATCAGGGCCGGGGTGCCGAGACCGAGCGCGAGTGCTGAGCGACGCGTGAGGGAGGACATGGGAGGGGCTCCTGGAAGTGCGGGGGCAGTCCGGGCGGCGTGCCGCGGACTGCCCCCGTGCACCACAGGTCCCAAAGAATCGCTAATGGCGGTTCATGGTGTGACATGGGGGCTCCGGAGCTCACCGGGGCTCCTGGCCCGCGCACCAGCTGCACTGCACCAGCAAAGGACGATTACGTTCCAGGACCTCGCGATCGTGGAACGGAATCGTCCTTCTTGTGACTGGACAGCACGAAG
The window above is part of the Propionibacterium freudenreichii subsp. freudenreichii genome. Proteins encoded here:
- a CDS encoding multicopper oxidase family protein; its protein translation is MNTITRRQALLAGLGLASTSALAACGAKQPSPASTTPATWAIPTQTPLATPAGATTVTHTLTPRPVTLDLGGVLAKTWAYTDELDGNVLRGKAGDLFRVTVDNQLPTATSVHWHGIALRNASDGVPGVTQDPIAAKSAFTYEFVAPHAGTYFFHPHSGVQIDRGLYAPLVLDDPRDPGDHDAEWVLVLDDWTDGVGKSPDAIFADFKANSGPLSQGMNHDMGGMDHGSSPLGDAGDVSYPHYVVNGRIPAAPRTLTARPGDKIRLRLINAGADTIFKVGLSGHRLTITHADGFAVQPVEATAIYLAMGERIDATVTVGDGVFVLQAAPEGKTGTPARAIVKTGAGSIPPATTRIPELGGKAVLGTALRAADAAKLPDKEPEQTLEVQLNGQMKPYAWGINGKKFGEDTPLSISLGQRVRMRMTNMTMMAHPMHIHGHTWSLPGSNGLRKDTVLLLPMQTIEADLQADNPGAWMLHCHNIYHAEIGMMTSLRY
- a CDS encoding response regulator transcription factor, with product MSDVARTSVLVVDDEPVLAGTVKNYLERAGMAADTCADGNEAVSRIREEQPDVVILDLGLPGLDGVEVCRKVRTFSDCYVLMLTARADEVDMLIGLSVGADDYLTKPFSPRELVARVQVMLRRPRSTASASVARRIGELVVHPDSREASMDGVAVDLTRTEFDLLKALSAHPGRVLSRRQLTDMVWGEDWVGNDHLVDVHVAHLRKKLGEEAADPRYVLTVRGVGYRMGRG
- a CDS encoding copper-transporting P-type ATPase encodes the protein MTSPTPPDEPITAEGDSFTCPMHPEVTSDHPGRCPKCGMFLQPDGQPPAPAAHQHTHPGQTAAHQEHGGQSAPPPQADTGPRDGEWTCPMHPEIRQDGPGECPICGMALEPVSVGVHDGPNPELADMRRRLRVAAVLSLPLVVLAMVPALAVGAWVPWVELALSTPVVWWAGWPFFARGARSVASRHLNMFTLVSLGVGAAWFYSVVAVLAPGIFPAIMRDDGGRVGVYFEATAVIITLVLLGQVLELRARDQTSGAIRALLDLSPATAHRINPDGEEEEVPSADLQVGDHCRVRPGEKIPADGIVVDGHAYVDESMITGEPVPVDKNPGDRVIGGTITSGGSLVIEATGLGADSTLARIVDLVSQAQRSQAPIQGLVDKISAVFVPVVIGIALITFAVWATVGPQPRLPFAIVAAVSVLIIACPCALGLATPMSIMVGVGRGARDGVLVKNAEALERLQKIDTLVVDKTGTLTQGHPSLVDQKVVAGHHAEIVLAMAAAVESGSEHPLARAIVDAARERDVTVPTATAFTAHPGGGVEALVDGHQVMVGSPAFLTTQHADTTPLTDDIDAFRRQGATAVIVTVDGQPASILAIADPLKPTTAQAIDDLRHRGMRIVMLTGDNATTAHAIADELHIDEVIADVLPDQKHGHVQRFQEQGHTVAMAGDGVNDAPALAGADVGVAMGTGTDVAIESADVTLLGGDLAALVKARDLSVDTMRNIKQNLLFAFIYNVIGIPIAAGVLYPAFGWLLSPMIAAAAMALSSVSVITNSLRLRRHH
- the istB gene encoding IS21-like element helper ATPase IstB, whose product is MTTTNTSSSRPGGLRRRHGLTEQAAQAAIDQACRRLRLPTIRSVVDEAITTATKEQLTYQGFLAELLLAEVDDRDRRSTLRRIKSAGFPREKWLADFDFTANPNINPATINELATGDWIRRGDPLCLIGDSGTGKSHLLIALGTAAAEQGYRVRYTLATRLVNELVEAADEKQLTKTINRYGRVDLLVIDELGYMELDRRGAELLFQVLTEREEKNAIAIASNQSFSAWTDTFTDPRLCAAIVDRLTYNATIIETGTHSYRLAHTRARQTL
- the istA gene encoding IS21 family transposase, with the protein product MGSRVQLFADIRHDARVDGLSIRELARKHGVHRRTIRQALAAAEPPPRKTPVRSAPRLDPYKPAIDQMLLYDLTAPRKQRHTATRILARLRDEHGATDLSYSTVRDYVRTRRAQIELEAGRRVEAMVPQDHAPGAEAEVDFGEVYVILDGVKTKRHMFVYRLSHSGKAIHRVYPTGGQEAFLEGHIEAFHALGGIPTRHIRYDNLTSAVVQVIHGGDRLREENERWVLFKSHYGFDAFYCQPGIDGAHEKGGVEGEVGWFRRNHLTPMPEVASLDELNDQIRVWEVDDNTRRIAGHANTIGQDYRAELDHLAPLPADDFDPGLILHPRVDRSALITVRMVKYSVPAHLIGQRVRVSLRASCVVVFEGRTVVATHPRLGTRGVTRVELDHYLEVLRHKPGAFPGSTALAQARAAGAFTAAHDAFWAAARKTSGDVAGTQELIDVLLLHRSLPAEAVIAGITSALSVGAVSADVVAVEARRHSVSHTAPAPQRGGTVVNLPPRRHTDSNSLIAALPADTWPLPSVTAYDELLRRRQPDPASATAEAHHHTPTGTP
- a CDS encoding sensor histidine kinase codes for the protein MGGRPSELWPGLSWGRRLVWTQFAVLVTMSVTLVLTALEMGPPLFKKHMAEAGHTQPKVLDHAERAFHDAGAASLGLGLAAAMMIAAVTSWVLNRSLIRGLDALAEGAERVAHGNYDDPVRMPPLGRELESVAHEFNRMAAQIAATEATRRRMWTDLGHELRTPLSVTRVTLESLEDGVAVYGPEVLEVLQRQNERITALAADISEVSRAEEGRIPLELRLTRIDDLVKSAVTSCAKACAEAGIQLVTRGNCPVEVDVDPARIGQVLDNLLRNAVQHTPRGGEVCVTSWSDTDSVSIQVSDTGAGIPAGEVPHVFERFFHQGSRRVRDVDGGTGVGLTIARAVARAHGGDVLAASPGVGCGASFSLVLPRSLDRISTLP
- a CDS encoding DUF6803 family protein: MTTNESSSLARGSLAFLGIASVAAVGLALAVPDLTAGSGMAGMAMTHYMELLAVRQPWNLLLFMALPVILAETLAITELVMLLGRRNDRPAAPWVARLSRAAGLLAGPVWVFIGTHLMVHAVVPLTMNGGWRGPADVIAVLSYLVGGLPMLVISLLEAGVLGRSSENRLRMHVAMVAAFLVVAHVAMIFGMVDPAVLGGDTSSSVMTHDMGGMSGMNHDMGSMNHNMSPSSQPTR